A window from Triticum aestivum cultivar Chinese Spring chromosome 6D, IWGSC CS RefSeq v2.1, whole genome shotgun sequence encodes these proteins:
- the LOC123141373 gene encoding uncharacterized protein, translating to MGAKVSSSSNHRGSLSEQAHQPASVRVIAADGSLKELPATPSVAVSDVLAGEAASFFVCNSDALYFNEPPPALASDELLRPGQKYFLLPAAVLGRPLSSADMAALAVRASAAIAGAKRPERRGGKKNLRVVPVREEVEDCQDVMFNEKLNERTLGEFAVSLSPAKKSNGKLAARSRLRLKRALSIIQEAAD from the coding sequence ATGGGCGCGAAGGTTTCCAGCAGTTCCAACCACCGAGGCAGCCTGTCGGAGCAGGCACACCAGCCGGCGTCCGTCAGGGTCATCGCCGCCGACGGCTCGCTGAAGGAGCTCCCTGCCACTCCCAGTGTCGCCGTCTCCGACGTTCTCGCCGGCGAGGCCGCCTCCTTCTTCGTGTGCAACTCCGACGCGCTCTACTTCAACGAGCCCCCACCGGCGCTGGCCTCCGATGAGCTGCTCCGGCCGGgacaaaaatatttcctgctccCGGCGGCGGTTCTCGGACGGCCTCTCTCGAGCGCCGACATGGCCGCGCTGGCCGTGCGCGCGAGCGCAGCAATCGCGGGCGCCAAAAGGCCTGAGCGGCGCGGCGGCAAGAAGAACCTGCGCGTCGTGCCGGTGCGCGAGGAGGTGGAAGACTGCCAGGACGTCATGTTCAACGAGAAGCTTAACGAGCGGACCCTCGGGGAGTTCGCGGTGTCGCTGAGTCCGGCGAAGAAGAGCAACGGGAAGCTCGCCGCGCGGTCGCGGCTGAGGCTGAAGCGGGCTCTGAGCATCATACAGGAGGCTGCTGACTGA